From a single Sorghum bicolor cultivar BTx623 chromosome 5, Sorghum_bicolor_NCBIv3, whole genome shotgun sequence genomic region:
- the LOC110435737 gene encoding uncharacterized protein LOC110435737, whose product MAGDDHVVVDVDGLAKSKEAEVTKKPSEVANSPAAAAASPSAVVDLVHDEEEGGGEEEPLIQAAECRICQEEDSVKNLEKPCACSGSLKYAHRACVQRWCNEKGDTTCEICHEEYKPGYTAPPRPQPDETTIDIDGDLIMDLRDPRILAVAAAQRRLLEAEYDGYATTDASGAAFCRSAALILMALLLLRHALSISDNEGNDDDASTMFSLFLLRAAGFLLPCYIMAWIFSILHRRRQRQEEAALAAAEVAFILQSARGRALQFAIAPDSPATPQHEPAPQQQQ is encoded by the exons ATGGCCGGCGATGACCATGTTGTGGTTGATGTGGACGGCTTAGCGAAATCCAAGGAGGCCGAGGTTACTAAGAAACCGTCTGAGGTTGCAAACAGTCCAGCTGCGGCTGCTGCATCTCCGTCAGCTGTTGTTGACTTGGTCCATGACGAGGAGGAGGGCGGTGGGGAGGAGGAGCCGCTCATCCAGGCTGCAGAGTGCCGCATATGCCAGGAGGAAGATAGTGTCAAGAATCTCGAGAAACCCTGTGCTTGCAGCGGCAGCCTCAAG TATGCTCACAGAGCTTGCGTGCAACGCTGGTGCAATGAGAAAGGAGACACTACTTGTGAAATTTGCCATGAG GAATACAAGCCTGGTTACACTGCGCCCCCTCGTCCTCAGCCAGATGAGACAACCATAGACATCGA CGGTGATTTGATTATGGATTTGCGTGACCCAAGAATTCTCGCTGTAGCAGCTGCCCAACGTCGTCTTCTTGAGGCGGAGTATGATGGTTATGCTACTACAGATGCTAGTGGTGCTGCATTCTGCCGTTCAGCTGCACTTATT TTAATGGCGCTGTTGCTTCTACGACATGCATTGTCCATCTCAGACAACGAAGGAAATGATGATGATGCTTCTACCATGTTCTCA CTTTTTCTGCTGCGAGCTGCTGGGTTTCTGCTGCCGTGCTACATCATGGCATGGATATTCAGTATTTTGCATCGCAGGCGACAAAGACAG GAGGAGGCTGCACTGGCTGCAGCAGAGGTGGCCTTCATCCTACAGTCAGCCAGGGGGCGCGCCCTCCAGTTTGCCATCGCTCCAGACTCCCCCGCCACCCCGCAGCACGAGCCAGCACCGCAGCAACAGCAATAG